The genomic window TCGCTGGGTCCTGGAAGAACTTTTCTTGAAACTCGCTCGAAACAAATAACATGACCGTATTGATCAACGCCTATGGCACGGTGCGTCAACCCACGGACATCGACTTTGGCTGCGAAGAACTGGGGCACCGCGACCTGAACGATCCGCAACTGCGCGAGCACCTGGGCCAATTCATCGGCTTCATCATGGACCGCGGACAGCGCGAGATGACCGCCTCGCTGTACGCCGTGATGCGGCACATCGAACGCGTTCGCCATCACTACTCGTTCCGCGTCGAAGAATCCGCCTTGGACGCGGTCGCTCAGTGGGCCTGGCACAACAACGCGATCCTGTTCCTGCCCGACTCCAGTGTCCGCGACCCCTCGGGCAATGTGCTGGTTGACCCGCAGTCCGGCGAACCCGACGATGACGCGCAAATCCCCTTCCCCGCCGACGCCCGACAGCGCAAAGCTCAAACCGAACTGCTGCTGCGGAACCGGCTGATCGACACGCCCGAATCGCTGCCGCCGGTGGTGGCCGAAGTGGAAGTCACGCTGCGTGAAGCCGACGATGTGGCTTGGCGCGCGATGTCGTTGTTCATCGTGGCGGTGCGAGCCGAATCGTTGGCGACGGGCCAACCGATCGGTGTCGACAACCTGCGTGAAAAGGCGCCGCTGGCCTTCCAATCGCTCAGTCCCGTAGAGACTCAATTCCTGGCGACCGACCCGCCGGACCAACAAAGCATCATCAATGCGGCTTGGCGTTATGAAGCTCTGTTCGTACTGCAGTGGGCGCTGGGACTGCACGACGAACTGCCCTTTGCCGACGCTATCTGCGACGTGCCCAAGGTGGCCGAGACGATGCTGCCCCGGTTGAACGCCGAATTCGTCGCGGCGGCGAGTTTGCGTCCCACCGCCGAAATCCTCGACGCCCTGGATTTCAACCAACGCCTGCTATGGGCCGCTCGCGACGCCCAGCTGAACGAGCGAACGGCTCCGGCATCCATCGACGGCGGCGTGATCAGCGAACGCCAACACGCCCTGAACTGGCTGGTCCGCTTCGAAAACGCCGACTGGGACGACGTCGACGTACCGTCGTAGCATGGGTCCCCGGCCCGTGTTCTTAGTAGCATGGGCCCCCGGCCCGTGTTTCCATTCTCGCACACGGGCCAGGGGCCCATGCTACTTACCGGGGAACCGCGTTCTAATACGCTTTGGCGAACACGCCGCGGTGCTTCGCCGGTTTGCCGGTTAGAAAACACTTGCCCGGTTCGTCGTTGTTCTCTTGCGGGATGCAACGAATCGTGACCTTTAATTCCTTCAACAACGCTTCCAGATCCTGCTCGTCGGCAAAGTGGCAGTGAGCGAAACCGCCGTGGGGTTCGGGGTTGTCGGCGTTCTTGGGTGTGAAGTACGCGCGGAAGTCGGCTTCGTTATCGATCTGACAAGTATTGTCCTCGCGCAGTTTCAGCGCCCGGTCATACAAGCCCTTTTGCATGTCGCACAACATGTCGGCGATCGACGCAACCAACTCGGCACGGTCCATACCCTGCGACTTGCCCGTATCGCGACGAGTCACAAAAGCGGCGTTCTTGGCGATGTCTTTGGGCCCTACCTCGATGCGAATCGGCACACCGCGTTTGACGTGGTACCACTTCTTCTCGCCACCGCGGATGTCGCGATCATCGACCTCCACCCGCAGCGTCTGGCCGGCCATCGTCTGGGCGGCCAGTTCTTGCTTCAGCGAATCGACGTAAGCCATGACTTCCGTGCGTTGTTCGTCGTCGCGATAGATCGGCAGGATGACGATTTGGGCCGGTGCCAAACGCGGCGGCAGGACCAGCCCGTCGTCGTCGCTGTGAGTCATAATCAGGGCGCCGACTAACCGCGTCGACACGCCCCAACTGGTCGTCCAAGCGTGTTGCAAGTTGCCGTCCTGGTCCTGGAATTGAATCTCTTGAGCTTTGGAAAAGTTCTGTCCCAGGAAGTGGCTAGTGCCCGCCTGCAGGGCCTTGCGATCTTGCATCATGGCTTCGATCGACAGCGTTTCGACGGCTCCGGGAAAGCGTTCGGCGGGCGTCTTGTAACCGCGGATCACGGGCATCGCCATCCAACGTTCGGCGAAATCCGCGTACACGTCGACCATCTGCTGCGTCTCCTCCATGGCTTCTTCGCTGGTGGCGTGCACGGTGTGCCCTTCCTGCCACAGGAATTCAGCCGTTCGCAGGAACATCCGGGTTCGCAACTCCCAGCGGACGACGTTGGCCCACTGGTTGATTTTGATCGGCAGGTCGCGGTAGGACTGCACCCATTTGGCGTAGGTCGCCCCGATGATCGTCTCGCTGGTCGGTCGCACGATCAACGGTTCTTCCAGCGGGCCGGCGGGTCGTAAACCGCCCTCCGGATCGGGTTCCAGCCGATGATGCGTGACGACCGCGCATTCTTTGGCAAAGCCCTCGACGTGTTCGGCTTCCTTCTCCAGATAGCTCATCGGAATGAACAGCGGGAAGTAAGCGTTTTGATGCCCGGTGGCTTTGAACTTGTCGTCCAGCGCCCGCTGCATGTTCTCCCACAGCGCGTATCCCCAGGGTTTAATCACCATACAGCCCCGCACCGGCGACGCTTCGGCCAGGTCGGCGGCCTTGATCACCTGCTGGTACCATTCCGGATAGTCTTCGCTGCGAGTGGGAGAGATTGCGTTCTTGGGCGCCTTAGCCATGCCGATTTCCAAGACTAATGGATAGGGGGATTCGTCGATAACGGCTGGCATTGTATCGTTGCTCTAAGGATCCGTTTAGACGCTTAGTTTTGGTTTGCCTTTTGCCGCTGTTGTGCGAAAATAGGGAATCTGACGCGTGCCGCCCCACTGCCCCACTGCCCCACTGCCCCACTGCCCCACTGCCCCACTGCCCCACTGCCCCACTGCCCCACTGCCCCACTGCCCCAAAGACCGCATGATGTTTGCCGCCCGCCCCGTTTGGCTCGTACTCACGGCCCTGGTCCTGACCTGCTGCAGCGGCTCCACAGCCGACGCTCAATTCCTCCGCATCGGTCCCCTGGGCGGGGTCCGGCTGCGATTACCGATGGTCAGCGTCGACGTCGGGCCAGGCGGAGCGACCAGGGTCCGCGCCCCGTTTACGGCTGTCGATACGCCCGGATATCCCTACGGTTCGCCCTATTACGGTCCGGCTTACCCGGCTGTTCGAGCTTACCCCGCTGGCCCCTCGGTGGTGGTGGGACGTCCGGCCTTTGCGGTCCCCAGCCCCGCCGTCCCCAACCCCGCCCCGTCGGCTTCGTCCGCCGCCGCGGATCAACTGTCCGACCAGCAACTGCTGCAAGAACTGGCCGCTGCCGGCAACGCTCTGGCCCGTGCCCTGGCGACTCGGCAAGGCGGCGACGTGTGGGTTGACTATTTGCGTCCCCACGACTTGGCCGATCTGACAAGCGGCGGCGACACCGCGACGCTAACGCGACTGCTTCGCGGCTACGAAGGCGTCCAGGCCAACAGCCAACTCACTTGGCTGAACCGCGTCACCGGCTTTACCACCACGCAAACGCTGCTGCGGCAATGGCTCAGCCGCCAAGCTGGCCAGAGCCCGACCGGCCAGCCTACGCCGGCGATGCCGCCCACCCCGGCGGTTCCTCCGCAGCCGTCAGCCGACCCAGCGTCGAGCGCTGAACCGACGCCAGCGGTTCCGCCGCAACCGGGCGCTGAGCCGACGCGAGCGATCCCGCCACAACCGGCCGGGGACACGGAGGCTGCCGAAGCGATTCCGACGCCGGCCCCCGAGCCGACATCGATCCGCATCGAAGCGTGACAGCAGCTCTCGACGCAACCCACGCCTTCCTGATTCAGGTAGGCCTGTTGCTGCATCGCCACGGCACTCCCTCGCACCGGCTGGAGCGAGTGTTGACGGAGTTGGCCAGTTCGTTGAATGTCGAAGGGGCGTTTTTATATACGCCCACGTCGCTGTTGATTTCGCTGCGCGACGAGCAGGGCGAGGTCACGTATTTGCGGCGAGTCGACTCGGGCGAGGTGGATGTGGACAAATTGATCCGCTTCGACGAGACGCTGGAGCGGCTGCGAGCGGGCGAACTATCGTTGGCGGCCACCAGCGCCGAACTGGACGCCATCGCCGCCGCACCGGCCCCCTTCCCGGCTTGGCTGATGACGTTGGCCTGTGCGATTTCCTGCGGCGCGGTTGCGGTCCTGTTCCGGGCCACGATGATCGAAACCGCGGCTTCAGCGGCCCTGGGTTTGGTCGTCGCGGGCTGCGAAATCATGCACCGGCGGTTTGGTTGGGAACAGGGTTTTCTGGAACCGGTGGCCGGCTTTGTCACCGCCCTGGGCGCCTTGGCCGTGGCCCATTGGATCCATCCGATCGACGACCGCCTGGTCACCCTAGCCGGCTTGATCGTGATGATCCCCGGCTTGCGGATCACGATTTCGCTGACCGAACTGGCCGCCGGACACCTATCGGCCGGCGTGGCGAGGTTGGCCGGCGGCTGCGTGTCGCTGTTGACGATCACGATCGGCGTGGGCTTGGCGTGGCGGTTGGCCGGCAGTTGGCGGAACCTGCCCGCGTTGCCGGACTGGCGAGGTGAAACCGGCTGGCAATGGCTGGCCATCCTGGTGGCCCCGATAGCGTTTTCGATCGTGTTCCGCGCGCGGCTGCCGCAGTGGCCGGTGATCGCGGCCGTCTCGCTGGCCGGGTTTGCCGCCAGTCGACTGACCGGCGCGGCGTGGGGACTCGAGGGCAGCGCGTTTTGCGGCGCCTTGGCCGTGGGCTTTGGCAGCAACCTCTACGCGCGGCTCCGCGACCGCCCGGCCATGGTCCCACTCACCCCGGGCATCATCGTGTTGGTCCCCGGCTCGCTGGGCTACCGTTCGTTGACGGCCTTCCTGGATCACGAGACCCTGGTCGGCCTGGACTTTGCCCTCAGCATGGTGATGGTCGCCGTGGCTCTGGTCGGCGGCGTGATCACCGCCAACGTAGTCCTGCCCGCCAAACGGATTTTGTAGGTTCCGACGGCCCGAAGGGCGAACCGTTTGCAACGGTTTTGGTGTTAGTCCCGAAGGGACGGAAGGATGTAGCCATGGGCGCGAGCCCTGCTGATTACCCAATTCTTTTTTTGAAATCGCAAAAAAACACCGCGATTTCGGCACGCTTTTTGCGCCTCGTGTTACCTATTTTTACACGATAGGAGCGCGATTGATGACCATTGAACCAGCCACGATTGAGCACGAATTTGACACCATCGACTTCGGCCATAAAAGCCGTAACGATCGATCGAAAGAACTTCTCCAGGCCCTCTTCGCCAATCCTCAAGCGAGCATTAATGCGGCTTGCGATAAATGGTGTGCTGCGAAAGGGGCTTACCGGTTCTTGGATAACCCCAAGGCCGATAGCCAGGAAATTCTTGCTGCGCACCGTCGGGCGACGATCAAGCGGATCAAGTCCCAGAAGGTGGTTTGCGTGGCCCAAGACACGACGGAGTTAGACTTCAACGGTCACGCCCCCGACGATGTGAAGTGCCTAAACATGGCAGACCGACGGGGATTGTATGACCATAGCTCTGTAGCCTTTACGCCCGAGAAGCTTTGTCTGGGCGTGCTGGATGTGGAGTTCTTTGATCGTAGTGAAGACAGCCTAGGAAAGGGCAGTCAACGGAAGAGTGATCCGATCGAAGAGAAGGAAAGTTTTCGATGGCTTCAAGGCTATCGCCGATGCTGTGAATTGGCCTCACAGTGCCCGGAGACTCAAGTTGTTTCTTTAGCGGATCGCGAAGGTGACATCTACGACATCTTTGTTGAAGCTGAACAGCACGATAATCCGGCCGACTTCGTGATTCGCAGCAAGCAAGTCCGGTGTTTGCCTGAAAAAGACGACGAAGCCGGTGGCGACAGCTACAAGAAGATCCGATCCGAAGTTGCAAAAACAGATCTCGTTACAACGCGGCAAGTCGAGTTGCCAGCCACTGCCCAACGTGCCGCCCGAATGGCCACTCTAGAAATCCGTGCCATTCGCACAAAGATAAAACCGCCCCATGCACGACGCTCGGCTATTCCGGAAGTGACGCTCAGCGTAGTGCTCGTTCAAGAGGTCGACGGGCCGCAGGATGGAACCGACCTGAACTGGCTGCTATTGAGCTCCCTTCCGATTGACGATTACCGAGATGTATTGCGGATTGTTGACTACTACGTCGCACGGTGGCCTGTCGAAATGTTCTTCCGAGTACTCAAATCGGGATGCCGCGTTGAGGACATCCAGCTGAAAACCAAAGCCAGGCTGATTCGCGCGTTGATGTTTTACAAAGTTGTTGCATGGCGGATCATGTTTATCACATTCCTCGGACGCGAGTGTCCTGAGTTGCCATGCGATGTTGTATTCAGCGACGCTGAATGGAAGTCGGTTTGGAAAGTCGCTAAGGAATCGGAGCCGCCGAAATCAGCTCCCGAACTCTCGCAATTCATCCCCGTGCTTGCTCAGCTAGGTGGCTACAATGGACGCAAACACGACGGCCCACCAGGAATGGAAACGATCTGGCGTGGAACTCGCCGAATGATGGACTTCGCCTTAGCCTGGCAAGCCTTCGGGCCTCCAAAATCATCCGTTCACTAAAAATTGGGTAATCAGCAGGGCGCGAGCCCATGGCTACATGACGCCGCCGCTTCGCGGCTGATGCGATTTGGCGGCCATACACCCAACCGACCGGCAGCGGTTATAATCGTCTGCATCTGCTGATCTCGCGGCTCGATCCGCAACCGTATCGCTTACCTGCGAGAAAATACCGATGACCAACGAACGACTGAACGCTCTGCTTACGGCCCTCCATGCCGAACTGGAATCCGCCGAAACCCTTGACGAACAGCAGGCCGCCCAGCTGAAGCAGACGCTGGACGAACTGAAGGAAAAGCTGCCCGAAGAAGAGGCGGAATCGGGACTGGTCAGTCGGCTTCGCGAGTCCGCGCAGCAGTTCGAAGAAACGCACCCTCAACTGACGCACACCATCGGCAGCCTGGCCGACGCGCTGGCCCAAATCGGCATCTGATCGCAGCATTTCTCGTAGCCGCTGAGGCCCTAGCGTCCCGATCGCAGTAACACGGCCTTGCCGTAGATCTCTTCAAACAAGCCTCGGTTCTGCCGCATCGCTAACTGCTCCAGCGAAACATCTTCCACGCCGGGCACCTGGATCACCATCCGATTGCGTTCGGTCGTGCAGCGAATGTCTTTGACGCGGCCGCTGCGGGAGGCGTTCAGGGCGATAGCCAGTCGCAGGATGGCGGCCAGCTTGGACACGATCACCCGCTGATCCAATTGCAACGTGCCATAGGGATCGTGTGAAGGTTGCGGGAAGGCGCGGCGGTGATACCGCGCCAACAAAGCCACCAGCAACACGTCATGGCGGGTCAAGCCGAACAGTTCGCTGTTGCGGATGATATACATCGCGTGCTTGTGGTTGCTGCGATCACTGATCGCGTTGCCGATCTCATGCAGCAGCGCCGCCACATACAGGATGACTTCGAAGCGGCTCTCCAGTCGATGAGCCTCGCGCAGCTGAGCGAACAACTTGCTGGCCAACTCCGCCGTGTGTTTGGCGAAGGCTTCATCGAAATCGAATTTCCGGCCCAGCGTGGTGGCCGAGCGGATGATCTGATTGCGGAATTCGGCCGTCAAGCTATCCCGGGCCGCCATCTCGTGTAACAACCCGTCGCGGAGGTTGGTATTGCTCACATAGATGTTCTTCAGCTCAAACGCTTTGGCCAGTTGCAGGTACGTCAGCAGCGCGGGCCCCAACGTTTCGGCTTCGGCAAAGCTGATCCCGTACCGCCGCACGATCTCGTCTTGATCGCAATCCACCACAGCGTTGGTCAGCCTTTCCAACTGGCTGATCGGCAACTTGGCCAACGTGCTGCCGTCCCACTCGGGATGGATATGATGAGCGGCGAAGCGGATATCGCCGCCGATGGCGATCAATTCGATCCGCATATCGATCCGCACCAACTCTTGAATCTGAGCCACCGTTTGCCCGATGCGGTTCTCCATGATCGCGCGGCGTTTGGAGCGGGGCGCGCCGAGCGTTTCCAGCACCTCGGCCAATCGCACCGCTCCCAGCCGGTAGGTATCCGACGCCAGCACGTTGCCCCCACGGACGACCAATAATTCGGTGCTGCCCCCGCCGACTTCCACCACCACAGCTTTGGCCGACGACAACTCTCGATCGCGTTCCAGGTGCGGCTGGATCCCCATATAGGTGATCCGATTCACTTCGGCTTCGTCGATCGAATCGATTTGCAGCCCCGTGGCGATATACACGCGATCCAAGAACTGCAGCCGGTTGGCGGCTTCACGGACCGCACTGGTGGCCACGACACGAATATTTTCGGGCGACTGGATCCCAAATTCGAGCAGCGCTTGCTGATAAGACTTGAGAATCTTAACCGCTTGTTCAATGCTCTTTCGCTGAAACTTCCTGGACGTGAACGCGTCTTTTCCCAAATCCACCGGGCGGACCAGGCGGCTGAGCGGTTTAATGCGTCCCTCGGCACCGATTTGAGCGATTTCCATGCGGATGCTGGTGGCCCCGATATCGATCACGGCCACAATTCGCGGCGGAGCGGCTTCGCTGGAAGAGTATTCTTTAGTGGCTTCCGAACGGCTAGACGTACTCAAGTCAATCGTGCTCCGGCGAAAAGACAGCGGCGAGGAAACGCGAATAGTTGATTCTACACATTTGGCGAGTTGCGGAAGTCACGGCTTCGGCTTGGCAAAATCCGCTGCAGCTGCGTGCTCAATTCTTCCGCCCCACGAAACACCTCGGCTTGCCAGCCCGCCGCGAGCGCCCCGGCCACATTCTCCGGGCGATCGTCGGTGAAGAAAATCTGCTCGGCCGGCACCCCGGCTCTTCGTTGGGCGACGGCGTAGATCTCCGCAGCCGGCTTCATCTGGCCGACTTCATAACTCAGCACATCCGCGGTCGACCAGCCCGAACAGACCGGCCAACCCTGACGGGAGATCCAGTCCCAGTGCGCGTGGCAGGTGTTGGACAGGATGCCCAAGCCCACGCCCGCCTCGCGCAACCGTTCGATGACCGGCAGCATCTCAGCCAGCGGC from Roseimaritima ulvae includes these protein-coding regions:
- the proS gene encoding proline--tRNA ligase, with translation MAKAPKNAISPTRSEDYPEWYQQVIKAADLAEASPVRGCMVIKPWGYALWENMQRALDDKFKATGHQNAYFPLFIPMSYLEKEAEHVEGFAKECAVVTHHRLEPDPEGGLRPAGPLEEPLIVRPTSETIIGATYAKWVQSYRDLPIKINQWANVVRWELRTRMFLRTAEFLWQEGHTVHATSEEAMEETQQMVDVYADFAERWMAMPVIRGYKTPAERFPGAVETLSIEAMMQDRKALQAGTSHFLGQNFSKAQEIQFQDQDGNLQHAWTTSWGVSTRLVGALIMTHSDDDGLVLPPRLAPAQIVILPIYRDDEQRTEVMAYVDSLKQELAAQTMAGQTLRVEVDDRDIRGGEKKWYHVKRGVPIRIEVGPKDIAKNAAFVTRRDTGKSQGMDRAELVASIADMLCDMQKGLYDRALKLREDNTCQIDNEADFRAYFTPKNADNPEPHGGFAHCHFADEQDLEALLKELKVTIRCIPQENNDEPGKCFLTGKPAKHRGVFAKAY
- a CDS encoding HAD family hydrolase; this encodes MNPSPAIRFVYFDLGNVLVRFDPERGCRNLAEWAGVTPAAVDKAIWASGLEEDFECGRVAPAAFAQRVAEALRVPVGRLDEQGQPLLDLVSNMFTPLAEMLPVIERLREAGVGLGILSNTCHAHWDWISRQGWPVCSGWSTADVLSYEVGQMKPAAEIYAVAQRRAGVPAEQIFFTDDRPENVAGALAAGWQAEVFRGAEELSTQLQRILPSRSRDFRNSPNV
- a CDS encoding Ppx/GppA phosphatase family protein, with protein sequence MSTSSRSEATKEYSSSEAAPPRIVAVIDIGATSIRMEIAQIGAEGRIKPLSRLVRPVDLGKDAFTSRKFQRKSIEQAVKILKSYQQALLEFGIQSPENIRVVATSAVREAANRLQFLDRVYIATGLQIDSIDEAEVNRITYMGIQPHLERDRELSSAKAVVVEVGGGSTELLVVRGGNVLASDTYRLGAVRLAEVLETLGAPRSKRRAIMENRIGQTVAQIQELVRIDMRIELIAIGGDIRFAAHHIHPEWDGSTLAKLPISQLERLTNAVVDCDQDEIVRRYGISFAEAETLGPALLTYLQLAKAFELKNIYVSNTNLRDGLLHEMAARDSLTAEFRNQIIRSATTLGRKFDFDEAFAKHTAELASKLFAQLREAHRLESRFEVILYVAALLHEIGNAISDRSNHKHAMYIIRNSELFGLTRHDVLLVALLARYHRRAFPQPSHDPYGTLQLDQRVIVSKLAAILRLAIALNASRSGRVKDIRCTTERNRMVIQVPGVEDVSLEQLAMRQNRGLFEEIYGKAVLLRSGR
- a CDS encoding IS4 family transposase, yielding MTIEPATIEHEFDTIDFGHKSRNDRSKELLQALFANPQASINAACDKWCAAKGAYRFLDNPKADSQEILAAHRRATIKRIKSQKVVCVAQDTTELDFNGHAPDDVKCLNMADRRGLYDHSSVAFTPEKLCLGVLDVEFFDRSEDSLGKGSQRKSDPIEEKESFRWLQGYRRCCELASQCPETQVVSLADREGDIYDIFVEAEQHDNPADFVIRSKQVRCLPEKDDEAGGDSYKKIRSEVAKTDLVTTRQVELPATAQRAARMATLEIRAIRTKIKPPHARRSAIPEVTLSVVLVQEVDGPQDGTDLNWLLLSSLPIDDYRDVLRIVDYYVARWPVEMFFRVLKSGCRVEDIQLKTKARLIRALMFYKVVAWRIMFITFLGRECPELPCDVVFSDAEWKSVWKVAKESEPPKSAPELSQFIPVLAQLGGYNGRKHDGPPGMETIWRGTRRMMDFALAWQAFGPPKSSVH
- a CDS encoding DUF4404 family protein, whose protein sequence is MTNERLNALLTALHAELESAETLDEQQAAQLKQTLDELKEKLPEEEAESGLVSRLRESAQQFEETHPQLTHTIGSLADALAQIGI
- a CDS encoding DUF4272 domain-containing protein, translating into MTVLINAYGTVRQPTDIDFGCEELGHRDLNDPQLREHLGQFIGFIMDRGQREMTASLYAVMRHIERVRHHYSFRVEESALDAVAQWAWHNNAILFLPDSSVRDPSGNVLVDPQSGEPDDDAQIPFPADARQRKAQTELLLRNRLIDTPESLPPVVAEVEVTLREADDVAWRAMSLFIVAVRAESLATGQPIGVDNLREKAPLAFQSLSPVETQFLATDPPDQQSIINAAWRYEALFVLQWALGLHDELPFADAICDVPKVAETMLPRLNAEFVAAASLRPTAEILDALDFNQRLLWAARDAQLNERTAPASIDGGVISERQHALNWLVRFENADWDDVDVPS
- a CDS encoding threonine/serine exporter family protein, producing the protein MTAALDATHAFLIQVGLLLHRHGTPSHRLERVLTELASSLNVEGAFLYTPTSLLISLRDEQGEVTYLRRVDSGEVDVDKLIRFDETLERLRAGELSLAATSAELDAIAAAPAPFPAWLMTLACAISCGAVAVLFRATMIETAASAALGLVVAGCEIMHRRFGWEQGFLEPVAGFVTALGALAVAHWIHPIDDRLVTLAGLIVMIPGLRITISLTELAAGHLSAGVARLAGGCVSLLTITIGVGLAWRLAGSWRNLPALPDWRGETGWQWLAILVAPIAFSIVFRARLPQWPVIAAVSLAGFAASRLTGAAWGLEGSAFCGALAVGFGSNLYARLRDRPAMVPLTPGIIVLVPGSLGYRSLTAFLDHETLVGLDFALSMVMVAVALVGGVITANVVLPAKRIL